Proteins from a genomic interval of Streptomyces sp. Tu6071:
- the fahA gene encoding fumarylacetoacetase — MTAATWAEVPMGSPFPLQNLPYGVFTPAGDTRARVGVAIGAHVLDVAAVLGDDTFAHGALNPFLAQGRARWTAVRAELTALLTDARHRAAVTPHLHPLDAVTLHLPFEVADYVDFYASEHHAANVGRMFRPGAEPLTPQWKHLPIGYHGRAGTVVASGTPVVRPCGQKKPGAAGESPGFGPSARLDIEAEVGFVVGTGSALGTPVGTAAFAEHVFGVCLVNDWSARDVQAWEYVPLGPFLAKSFATSVSPWIVPLEALEAARVTPPERAHALRPYLRETEDWGLDLRLEVRLNGQPVARPPFSAMYWTGAQMLAHMTVNGASLRTGDLYASGTVSGPEPGERGCLMELTWGGEEPLKLADGTSRAFLEDGDEVTITATAPGADGTVIGFGEVTGKILPAVAGGRS, encoded by the coding sequence ATGACCGCCGCCACCTGGGCCGAAGTGCCCATGGGCTCCCCCTTCCCGCTCCAGAACCTCCCCTACGGCGTGTTCACGCCCGCCGGGGACACGCGGGCGCGCGTCGGCGTCGCGATCGGCGCGCACGTCCTCGACGTCGCCGCCGTGCTCGGGGACGACACCTTCGCGCACGGCGCGCTCAACCCCTTCCTCGCGCAGGGGCGCGCCCGCTGGACGGCGGTACGGGCCGAGCTGACCGCGCTCCTCACCGACGCCCGCCACCGCGCGGCCGTCACCCCGCACCTGCACCCGCTCGACGCGGTGACGCTCCACCTCCCCTTCGAGGTCGCCGACTACGTCGACTTCTACGCGTCCGAGCACCACGCGGCGAATGTCGGCCGCATGTTCCGCCCCGGCGCCGAACCGCTCACACCGCAGTGGAAGCACCTGCCGATCGGCTACCACGGGCGCGCGGGCACGGTGGTCGCCTCGGGGACGCCCGTCGTCCGCCCGTGCGGCCAGAAGAAGCCGGGAGCGGCGGGCGAGTCGCCCGGTTTCGGGCCCTCGGCGCGGCTCGACATCGAGGCCGAGGTCGGTTTCGTCGTCGGTACGGGCTCGGCGCTCGGCACGCCGGTCGGCACCGCTGCCTTCGCGGAGCACGTCTTCGGCGTGTGCCTCGTCAACGACTGGTCGGCGCGGGACGTGCAGGCGTGGGAGTACGTGCCGCTCGGGCCCTTCCTCGCGAAGTCGTTCGCGACGTCCGTGTCCCCGTGGATCGTGCCCCTGGAGGCCCTGGAGGCGGCGCGCGTGACACCCCCGGAGCGGGCGCACGCGTTGCGTCCCTACCTGCGCGAGACGGAGGACTGGGGGCTCGACCTGCGCCTCGAGGTCCGCCTGAACGGGCAGCCGGTCGCGCGGCCCCCGTTCTCGGCGATGTACTGGACGGGCGCGCAGATGCTGGCCCACATGACGGTCAACGGCGCCTCGCTGCGTACCGGGGACCTCTACGCCTCGGGCACGGTGAGCGGCCCGGAACCCGGGGAGCGGGGCTGCCTGATGGAGCTGACGTGGGGCGGCGAGGAGCCGCTGAAGCTCGCCGACGGCACGAGCCGGGCATTCCTGGAGGACGGCGACGAGGTGACGATCACGGCGACGGCCCCGGGGGCGGACGGCACGGTGATCGGCTTCGGCGAGGTGACGGGGAAGATCCTGCCGGCGGTGGCTGGGGGCCGGTCATGA
- a CDS encoding ABC transporter permease: protein MLRYIARKAVGWFLMIVVATNLTYFLANAFLKPASNYTALRPPRTPAEINHSLSLYNLNPNKPIMDRWWDWITGIVAHWDWGQSPTGGSVNGQVSYRIIVSGELVIASTILSVVIGIGLGVYTASRQYKAGDRVWQGISVISFNTPSAVASLGVVALAIALNQRLGSTLLPVAGAQSPDSSGFLDVLGSRAVHAILPTISLTFISYASYHLLQRSLLLDNINSDYVRTARSKGLTRKQAIYRHGLRTSIIPVATQVAFAMPALFTGAVITETVFAWHGMGEYFTKTISTNDVHGVVAVAAFGALMTAVGAILSDLVIVALDPRIRVS, encoded by the coding sequence GTGCTGCGTTACATCGCCCGCAAAGCAGTCGGCTGGTTTTTGATGATCGTCGTCGCGACCAACCTCACGTACTTCCTCGCCAACGCCTTCCTGAAGCCCGCGTCGAACTACACCGCTCTGCGACCGCCTCGAACTCCAGCCGAGATCAACCACTCCCTGTCGCTGTACAACCTCAACCCGAACAAACCGATCATGGATCGGTGGTGGGACTGGATCACCGGGATCGTGGCCCACTGGGACTGGGGCCAGTCGCCGACCGGCGGCAGCGTCAACGGCCAGGTGTCGTACCGGATCATCGTGAGCGGTGAGCTGGTCATCGCCTCGACGATCCTCTCGGTCGTCATCGGCATCGGCCTCGGCGTGTACACCGCCTCGCGGCAGTACAAGGCGGGCGACCGGGTGTGGCAGGGGATCTCCGTGATCTCCTTCAACACGCCCTCGGCCGTGGCCTCGCTCGGCGTGGTGGCCCTCGCCATCGCGCTCAACCAGCGGCTCGGCAGCACGCTGCTGCCCGTCGCGGGCGCGCAGAGCCCGGACTCCTCCGGCTTCCTGGACGTACTCGGCTCGCGGGCCGTGCACGCGATCCTGCCCACGATCTCGCTGACGTTCATCTCGTACGCGAGTTACCACCTGTTGCAGAGATCGCTGCTCCTGGACAACATCAACTCCGACTACGTGCGCACCGCGCGGTCCAAGGGCCTGACCCGGAAGCAGGCCATCTACCGGCACGGGCTGCGGACCTCGATCATCCCCGTCGCCACGCAGGTCGCCTTCGCGATGCCGGCGCTCTTCACGGGTGCGGTGATCACCGAGACGGTCTTCGCCTGGCACGGCATGGGTGAGTACTTCACCAAGACGATCAGCACGAACGACGTCCACGGTGTCGTCGCCGTCGCCGCCTTCGGCGCGCTCATGACGGCTGTCGGCGCGATCCTCTCCGACCTCGTCATCGTGGCTCTCGACCCCAGGATCAGGGTGAGCTGA
- a CDS encoding homogentisate 1,2-dioxygenase produces MPHYRALGDIPPKRHTQHRTPEGGLYYEELMGEEGFSSDSSLLYHRHIPSAITDSAVWELPDQRTVPNHPLLPRHFALHGLVKGERWRDADVVTGRRLVLGNGDVRISYAVAGAPSPLYRNGLGDECVYVESGRAVVETVFGRLNARTGDYVVLPRATTHRWLPEGDEPLRVYCVEGNSHIAPPSRYLSRYGQLLEHAPYCERDLHGPTELVEGRGQDVAILVKHRGAGGEVVGTRFTQAEHPFDVVGWDGCLYPYTFNVADFEPVTGRVHQPPPVHQVFEGNNFVICNFVPRKVDYHPLSIPVPYYHSNVDSDEVMFYCGGDYEARKGSGIGQGSVSLHPGGHSHGPQPGAYARSIGVESFDELAVMVDTFRPLELGEGGRASDDGAYAWTWAGRGPQA; encoded by the coding sequence GTGCCCCACTACCGCGCCCTCGGCGACATTCCCCCCAAACGCCACACCCAGCACCGCACCCCCGAGGGCGGTCTGTACTACGAGGAGCTGATGGGCGAGGAGGGCTTCTCGTCCGACTCCTCGCTCCTCTACCACCGCCACATCCCCTCCGCGATCACCGATTCCGCGGTGTGGGAGCTGCCCGACCAGCGCACCGTCCCCAACCACCCGCTCCTGCCGCGCCACTTCGCGCTGCACGGCCTCGTCAAGGGCGAGCGCTGGCGGGACGCGGACGTCGTGACGGGGCGGCGGCTCGTGCTCGGCAACGGCGACGTGCGGATCTCGTACGCGGTCGCGGGCGCGCCCTCGCCGCTGTACCGCAATGGGCTCGGCGACGAGTGCGTGTACGTCGAGTCGGGGCGCGCGGTCGTGGAGACGGTCTTCGGCCGGCTCAACGCCCGCACCGGGGACTACGTGGTGCTGCCGCGCGCGACGACGCACCGCTGGCTGCCCGAGGGGGACGAGCCGCTGCGCGTCTACTGCGTCGAGGGCAACAGCCACATCGCACCGCCCTCGCGCTACCTCTCGCGGTACGGGCAGCTCCTCGAACACGCCCCGTACTGCGAGCGCGACCTGCACGGCCCCACGGAACTCGTCGAGGGCCGGGGGCAGGACGTCGCGATCCTGGTGAAGCACCGGGGCGCGGGCGGCGAGGTCGTCGGGACGCGCTTCACGCAGGCCGAGCACCCCTTCGACGTCGTCGGCTGGGACGGCTGCCTCTACCCGTACACCTTCAACGTCGCCGACTTCGAGCCGGTCACCGGGCGGGTCCACCAGCCGCCGCCCGTGCACCAGGTCTTCGAGGGGAACAACTTCGTCATCTGCAACTTCGTGCCGCGCAAGGTGGATTACCACCCGCTGTCCATCCCGGTGCCGTACTACCACTCGAACGTGGACAGCGACGAGGTGATGTTCTACTGCGGCGGCGACTACGAGGCGCGCAAGGGCTCGGGGATCGGGCAGGGCTCGGTCTCGCTGCACCCGGGCGGGCACAGCCACGGGCCGCAGCCGGGCGCGTACGCGCGCTCGATCGGCGTGGAGTCCTTCGACGAACTCGCCGTCATGGTCGACACGTTCCGGCCCCTGGAGCTGGGCGAGGGCGGGCGGGCGAGCGACGACGGCGCGTACGCGTGGACCTGGGCGGGGCGGGGGCCGCAGGCATGA